The Candidatus Zixiibacteriota bacterium genome includes a window with the following:
- a CDS encoding glycoside hydrolase, whose amino-acid sequence MSDKAGCLKVVFLWHMHQPYYKDYHSGEYQLPWVRLHGLKDYLDMAAILDDFPGIKQTFNYVPSLIRQVQDYTENGAVDSHLRLSRKKVDELSEADKLEILKTFFSANYATMIQPFPEYDRLYKIMQAYKSDLSQAVNKLTEQEYFDLTVLSNLAWIDPSFRHEQKIKDLYSKKKNYTYEERDKLLEFQLEILRRIIPKHKEIQDRGQIEVSFSPYYHPILPLLIDTDLAKESMPRVQLPKHRFTHPEDARAQISKSKEMYSQLFDRQLRGMWPSEGSVAEKLLPIMAENDIRWIATDEEIFYNSLKHSQLSEESQHLSPNFHRPYKLSRNFGEVGIIFRDHRLSDRIGFVYSTWDADKAAIDLVNHLASIRTLMQPSEISEHVIPIILDGENAWEYYKNDGQDFLHCLYKLLSTDQRFQTVTVSELFDEVEKPRNIPYLFAGSWIGHNFKIWIGHEEDNRAWDLLSMTRNALVDFSERNPDFDPDKLAEAWEEIYIAEGSDWCWWYGDEHSSNEDDLFDQIFRSHLMAVYSIIDEDPPRELLQPIRSREGEASIIQPSNFFSAKIDGEVTHFYEWYDAGSFNCRKASSTMHRVSNIVEEIFFGFDNDNLYYRLDLIMPASDEALEDYEFELEIHTINSYRLRLSQDKIEFAIRQADKDKYTPLEFGGQVFFKNIVELSIPRTQIEFDKDFEVNLRVRVSKDNQAVETWPAMNLIKYQAPTEDKSIFWQV is encoded by the coding sequence ATGAGTGACAAGGCAGGTTGCCTGAAGGTCGTCTTTTTATGGCACATGCATCAGCCATATTACAAGGACTACCATTCAGGTGAGTATCAACTGCCCTGGGTACGTCTCCACGGGCTCAAAGATTACCTCGACATGGCCGCCATCCTGGATGATTTTCCGGGTATCAAACAGACATTCAACTACGTACCTTCGCTTATCAGGCAGGTTCAGGATTACACCGAAAATGGTGCTGTCGATTCGCACCTGAGGCTCTCCCGCAAGAAAGTCGATGAGCTCAGTGAAGCTGACAAACTGGAGATCCTCAAGACATTTTTCTCGGCTAATTATGCCACCATGATTCAGCCTTTTCCGGAGTATGACCGGTTGTATAAAATCATGCAGGCCTATAAATCTGACCTTTCCCAGGCTGTCAATAAACTGACAGAGCAGGAGTATTTTGACCTGACGGTACTTTCGAATCTGGCCTGGATCGATCCCTCCTTTCGCCATGAGCAAAAGATCAAGGACCTTTACAGTAAGAAAAAGAATTACACCTATGAAGAACGCGACAAACTGCTCGAGTTTCAGCTCGAAATCCTGCGCCGGATAATCCCCAAACATAAAGAGATCCAGGACCGCGGGCAGATCGAGGTCTCATTTTCACCCTACTATCATCCGATTCTTCCGCTTTTGATCGATACGGACCTGGCCAAAGAATCGATGCCCCGCGTCCAGCTCCCGAAGCACCGTTTTACTCATCCGGAGGATGCCCGGGCGCAGATCTCAAAATCCAAAGAAATGTACAGTCAGCTTTTCGACCGGCAATTGCGCGGGATGTGGCCTTCAGAGGGAAGTGTGGCGGAAAAACTTTTGCCGATTATGGCAGAGAACGATATTCGCTGGATTGCCACCGACGAGGAGATCTTCTATAATTCGCTCAAACATTCTCAGCTCAGTGAAGAATCACAGCATCTCAGTCCCAATTTCCATAGACCTTACAAGCTCTCCCGCAACTTCGGTGAGGTCGGCATAATCTTCAGGGATCACAGGCTCTCGGATCGGATAGGCTTTGTCTACTCCACCTGGGATGCCGACAAAGCGGCGATAGATCTTGTCAACCACCTGGCCTCGATTCGGACACTGATGCAACCCTCCGAGATTTCCGAGCATGTCATCCCGATTATCCTTGATGGTGAAAATGCCTGGGAGTATTATAAAAACGACGGGCAGGATTTTTTGCATTGCCTCTATAAACTGCTCTCAACCGACCAGCGCTTTCAGACTGTGACCGTTTCCGAACTGTTTGATGAAGTTGAAAAACCTCGGAATATCCCTTACCTGTTTGCCGGCTCATGGATCGGCCACAATTTTAAGATCTGGATCGGCCATGAGGAGGATAATCGCGCCTGGGATCTGCTCTCCATGACCCGCAACGCGCTGGTTGATTTCAGCGAGAGGAATCCCGATTTCGATCCGGACAAGCTGGCTGAAGCATGGGAGGAGATATATATTGCAGAAGGCTCTGACTGGTGCTGGTGGTACGGCGATGAGCATTCTTCCAACGAGGACGATTTATTTGACCAGATATTCCGCAGTCACCTTATGGCAGTTTACTCGATAATCGATGAGGATCCGCCGCGCGAGCTTCTGCAACCGATCAGGAGTCGTGAGGGAGAGGCTTCGATAATTCAGCCCTCGAATTTCTTCTCCGCTAAAATCGACGGGGAGGTGACACATTTTTACGAATGGTACGATGCCGGCTCATTCAACTGCCGCAAGGCTTCCTCGACCATGCATCGGGTCTCGAACATCGTCGAGGAGATATTTTTCGGCTTCGATAATGATAACCTGTACTATCGTCTCGACCTGATTATGCCGGCCTCTGACGAAGCGTTGGAGGATTATGAGTTCGAACTGGAAATTCATACAATAAACTCTTATCGCCTCAGGCTGAGCCAGGATAAGATCGAATTCGCCATTCGCCAGGCGGATAAAGATAAGTATACCCCGCTCGAGTTCGGGGGGCAGGTGTTTTTTAAAAATATTGTTGAACTTTCGATTCCCAGGACGCAAATTGAGTTCGATAAGGATTTTGAAGTCAATCTGCGTGTGCGGGTATCCAAGGATAATCAGGCTGTCGAAACCTGGCCCGCCATGAATCTGATCAAATACCAGGCCCCCACTGAAGATAAATCGATCTTCTGGCAGGTCTGA
- a CDS encoding DNA mismatch repair protein MutS, translating to MSDFSEDPVEFPIDGILDLHTFSPKEVKSLVPDYIEACLERGIYQVRIIHGKGTGALRETVHAVLRRDSRVEEFKLDSGSSSSWGATLVNLKREKTDE from the coding sequence ATGAGCGATTTTTCCGAAGATCCAGTTGAATTTCCAATCGACGGCATTCTCGACCTGCACACATTTTCGCCCAAAGAGGTGAAATCACTGGTCCCCGACTATATCGAGGCCTGCCTCGAACGGGGGATCTACCAGGTACGCATAATCCACGGCAAGGGCACCGGAGCCTTGCGAGAGACTGTCCACGCGGTACTGCGCAGGGACAGCCGGGTCGAGGAGTTCAAACTCGACAGCGGGTCTTCCTCATCCTGGGGCGCGACACTGGTAAACCTGAAACGGGAGAAGACTGATGAGTGA
- a CDS encoding tetratricopeptide repeat protein gives MARLTKRQIKEDKFVTGLLKSQQYFNENRSKILIGVGALLVLAIVVVLFVSNSRSAAVEAENDYGSATVYVREFFDSFERDMNQDGIPDGDIDSSMVLLTNAKLEFERLVKQHGGTKPAAFATFYLGSIAFKLGEYGDAEEHWNRFLKKYEINPQFEAAAKMGIASCRESLRDFENAGEMYLKTAEEYPDSPQRSEMLYKASINFAKAGLAEQAKKAYDLLAELPQSGGNLRKAEQFLYEKKVLDPYSFDNN, from the coding sequence ATGGCCAGATTAACCAAACGGCAGATTAAAGAAGATAAGTTCGTTACCGGACTTCTCAAGTCCCAGCAGTACTTCAATGAAAACCGCAGTAAGATATTGATCGGTGTCGGCGCTCTTCTGGTCTTGGCAATCGTGGTGGTCCTGTTCGTCAGCAATTCCCGTTCCGCCGCTGTGGAAGCCGAAAATGACTATGGCAGTGCTACGGTCTATGTGCGGGAATTTTTCGATAGTTTTGAGCGCGATATGAATCAGGATGGTATTCCCGACGGCGATATCGACAGCTCGATGGTGCTCTTGACTAATGCCAAACTCGAATTCGAGAGGTTGGTCAAGCAACATGGTGGAACCAAACCGGCCGCTTTCGCGACTTTCTACCTCGGTTCGATCGCGTTTAAACTGGGTGAGTATGGCGATGCCGAGGAGCACTGGAACCGTTTTTTGAAAAAATATGAAATCAATCCCCAGTTCGAGGCGGCCGCAAAAATGGGTATTGCCTCCTGTCGCGAATCACTTCGTGATTTCGAAAATGCAGGGGAGATGTATTTGAAAACAGCTGAGGAGTATCCCGATTCTCCGCAGAGATCGGAAATGCTTTACAAGGCGTCGATAAATTTCGCTAAAGCGGGGCTTGCGGAACAGGCCAAAAAGGCCTATGACCTGCTTGCGGAACTGCCGCAGTCCGGGGGGAATCTGCGTAAGGCGGAACAGTTCCTGTACGAGAAAAAAGTTTTAGACCCATATTCCTTCGATAACAATTAA
- a CDS encoding methyltransferase domain-containing protein, translated as MSDLSGGYEQHPFFAQSYDHIEFHRTREDINFYSKVAGKEGGPILELGCGTGRVMIPLARDGYHVTGLDLSSNMLSELKRKLDSELSEIRDRIDYVRGDMSNFELDRRFRLVTIPFRSFQALTTRDRQISCLECIRNHLGDQGLLVLDLFNPYLPFLLMDKDSQMNEFRAELDLPDGTHVVRTSYNRAVDFNRQIVESDLVYDLTYPAGQSERLLQNLKLKYLFRYEAEHLLARCGYEIEAIYADYDFTPFGDKYPSEMIFLARKK; from the coding sequence ATGAGTGATCTTTCAGGCGGTTACGAACAGCATCCCTTTTTCGCCCAAAGCTATGACCATATCGAGTTCCATCGGACCCGGGAAGATATTAATTTCTACAGTAAGGTCGCCGGTAAAGAGGGTGGACCGATTCTGGAGCTGGGATGCGGGACCGGCCGGGTTATGATTCCGCTCGCCCGGGATGGTTATCATGTTACCGGCCTGGACCTGTCTTCGAATATGCTCTCGGAATTGAAACGTAAGCTCGACAGCGAGTTATCGGAAATTCGAGATCGCATCGATTATGTCCGTGGAGATATGAGCAACTTCGAGTTAGACCGCCGGTTCAGGCTGGTGACGATCCCGTTCAGGTCGTTTCAGGCGCTGACCACTCGCGACAGGCAGATCTCCTGCCTGGAATGTATTCGCAATCACCTCGGAGACCAGGGCCTGCTGGTACTGGACCTTTTTAACCCGTATTTGCCGTTTCTTCTAATGGATAAAGACAGCCAGATGAATGAGTTTCGAGCCGAACTCGACCTTCCCGATGGTACCCATGTGGTCCGGACCTCATATAATCGCGCGGTCGATTTTAACCGCCAGATCGTGGAAAGCGACCTGGTCTATGACTTGACTTATCCCGCCGGCCAGAGCGAGCGACTTCTGCAGAACCTGAAATTAAAGTATCTGTTTCGCTACGAGGCCGAGCATCTTCTGGCGCGATGCGGTTATGAGATCGAGGCGATCTATGCCGACTACGATTTCACACCGTTTGGCGATAAATACCCGAGCGAGATGATTTTTTTAGCGCGGAAGAAATAA